In a genomic window of Pseudomonas putida:
- the truD gene encoding tRNA pseudouridine(13) synthase TruD produces MNELQLLGPRAYGDALGTAVLKAIAEDFQVDEVLDIPLSGDGEHLWIWVEKRGLNTEEAARRIAKAAGVPLRTVSYAGLKDRQALTRQWFSVQLPGKADPDLSAAENDTLKILKTSRHKRKLQRGAHSANGFTLRLTQFAGDKDAIEARLQLIAKHGIPNYFGAQRFGHDGGNVVDARAWAARKALPEQRNVRSRLLSTARSFLFNQVLAARVADGTWQRAQVGDLLAFTDSRSFFPAGEAECSDPRLAILDLHPTGPQWGEGDSPTTGAVHELEQAIAAREADLRDWLINAGMSHERRILRLPIAGLTWHYPEPDILQLEFVLPAGCFATVLVRELVDLVPVGQTDSPCVF; encoded by the coding sequence ATGAATGAACTGCAATTGCTTGGCCCACGAGCCTACGGCGACGCCCTCGGTACGGCGGTATTGAAAGCCATTGCCGAAGATTTTCAGGTCGACGAAGTGCTCGATATTCCCCTGAGCGGCGACGGCGAGCACCTGTGGATCTGGGTGGAGAAGCGTGGTCTGAACACCGAGGAAGCGGCGCGGCGCATTGCCAAGGCCGCCGGTGTGCCATTGCGCACTGTCAGTTACGCGGGGCTCAAGGACCGTCAGGCACTGACCCGGCAGTGGTTCAGTGTGCAACTGCCAGGCAAGGCCGATCCCGACCTGTCGGCAGCGGAAAACGATACGCTGAAAATCCTCAAGACCAGCCGGCACAAACGCAAGCTGCAACGCGGCGCTCATTCGGCCAACGGCTTCACCTTGCGCCTGACCCAGTTCGCTGGCGACAAGGATGCGATCGAAGCCCGCCTGCAACTGATCGCCAAACACGGCATCCCCAATTATTTCGGTGCTCAGCGCTTCGGGCATGACGGCGGTAACGTGGTCGATGCCCGTGCCTGGGCCGCGCGCAAGGCCTTGCCGGAGCAGCGCAATGTGCGTTCGCGCCTGCTCTCGACTGCTCGCAGTTTTCTGTTCAACCAGGTCTTGGCTGCGCGCGTTGCCGACGGCACCTGGCAGCGCGCACAGGTCGGTGATCTGCTGGCGTTCACCGACAGCCGCAGCTTTTTCCCCGCCGGTGAGGCCGAATGCAGCGACCCGCGCCTGGCGATTCTCGATCTGCACCCGACCGGGCCGCAGTGGGGTGAAGGTGACTCGCCGACCACGGGCGCTGTCCATGAACTGGAGCAGGCTATCGCCGCTCGCGAAGCCGACCTTCGCGATTGGTTGATCAATGCCGGAATGAGTCACGAACGTCGAATCCTGCGGCTGCCCATTGCCGGGTTGACGTGGCATTATCCCGAGCCTGACATTCTGCAACTGGAATTCGTCCTGCCGGCCGGATGCTTCGCCACCGTATTGGTGCGCGAGCTTGTTGATCTGGTGCCGGTAGGGCAGACGGACAGCCCATGCGTATTCTGA
- the surE gene encoding 5'/3'-nucleotidase SurE, whose product MRILISNDDGVTAPGLAALHAALADYTECVVIAPDQDKSGASSSLTLDRPLHPHTLANGFISINGTPTDCVHLGLNGLLERDVDMVVSGINLGANLGDDVLYSGTVAAALEGRFLTRPAFAFSLVSRQVDNLPTAAYFARKLVEAQADLDLPPRTVLNVNIPNLPLEHIRGVQLTRLGHRARAAAPMKVVDPRGKAGYWIAAAGDAEDGGPGTDFHAVMQGYVSITPLQLDRTFNEAFRSLDGWLEGLR is encoded by the coding sequence ATGCGTATTCTGATTTCTAACGACGATGGGGTAACCGCACCCGGTCTCGCCGCGCTTCATGCTGCGCTGGCGGATTACACCGAATGCGTGGTTATCGCCCCGGACCAGGACAAAAGCGGCGCCAGCAGCTCGCTGACGCTCGACCGCCCGTTGCATCCGCACACGTTGGCCAACGGCTTCATCAGCATCAACGGCACGCCGACCGACTGTGTGCACCTGGGCCTCAACGGTTTACTGGAGCGTGACGTGGACATGGTGGTGTCGGGGATCAACCTGGGCGCCAACCTGGGGGACGATGTCCTGTATTCCGGAACCGTGGCGGCGGCGCTCGAAGGGCGTTTCCTCACGCGTCCCGCGTTCGCCTTTTCGCTGGTCTCGCGTCAGGTCGACAACCTGCCGACGGCCGCCTACTTTGCGCGAAAACTGGTCGAGGCCCAGGCGGATCTCGATTTGCCACCGCGCACGGTTCTGAACGTGAACATTCCCAATCTGCCGCTGGAACACATTCGCGGTGTGCAACTGACACGCCTGGGTCATCGCGCCCGCGCCGCCGCGCCAATGAAAGTGGTCGACCCGCGTGGCAAGGCAGGGTACTGGATCGCCGCCGCCGGGGACGCTGAAGATGGCGGGCCGGGCACCGATTTCCATGCGGTGATGCAGGGCTATGTGTCCATCACGCCACTGCAACTGGATCGCACCTTCAATGAGGCATTCAGAAGCCTGGATGGCTGGCTGGAGGGGCTGCGCTAA
- a CDS encoding protein-L-isoaspartate(D-aspartate) O-methyltransferase: MTSQRTRERLIQRLYEEGVSNAKVLEVIRRTPRHLFVDEALAHRAYEDTALPIGHNQTISQPYMVARMSELLLEAGPLDKVMEIGTGSGYQTAVLSQLVERVFSVERIKVLQDRAKERLVELNLRNVVFRWGDGWEGWPALAPYNGIIVTAVATDVPQALLDQLAPGGRLVIPVGSGEVQQLMLIIREEQGYSRRVLGAVRFVPLLNGPLA, from the coding sequence ATGACCTCGCAGCGTACCCGCGAACGCCTCATCCAGCGCCTGTACGAGGAAGGGGTTTCCAACGCCAAAGTGCTGGAAGTCATCCGTCGTACTCCGCGTCACCTGTTCGTCGATGAAGCGCTGGCGCACCGTGCCTACGAGGACACGGCGCTACCGATCGGACATAACCAGACCATCTCCCAACCTTATATGGTGGCTCGCATGAGCGAGCTGCTGCTGGAGGCGGGCCCACTGGACAAGGTGATGGAAATCGGCACCGGTTCGGGCTATCAGACGGCAGTGCTGTCGCAGCTGGTTGAACGGGTCTTCTCCGTCGAACGCATCAAGGTGCTGCAGGATCGGGCCAAGGAGCGTCTTGTCGAGTTGAATCTGCGCAACGTGGTGTTTCGCTGGGGCGATGGCTGGGAAGGCTGGCCGGCGCTGGCCCCTTACAACGGCATCATCGTGACCGCCGTGGCGACCGACGTACCCCAGGCATTGCTCGATCAACTCGCGCCCGGGGGGCGTCTGGTGATTCCGGTGGGGTCCGGCGAGGTACAGCAATTGATGCTGATCATTCGCGAGGAGCAGGGTTATTCCAGGCGTGTTCTGGGGGCGGTTCGCTTCGTCCCGTTGCTCAACGGACCCCTGGCCTGA
- a CDS encoding peptidoglycan DD-metalloendopeptidase family protein: MSLTVIAQRMGKTSFQRLVTGLVMSTLLVGCSSNKSSDVRVVDRNNAVAQRPAVTTGQYVVRPKDTLFSIAFRYGWDYKALAARNNISEPYTIHPGQTIRFDGRSGSTSTAVVSSSNSTPSSSSKTTVIRRPVDGATTTTPAVAPSVANKPAPAPLPPPGPAPTGWGWPSNGILIGKFSSNGSLNKGIDIAGDLGQPVLAASDGTVVYAGSGLRGYGELVIIKHSETYVSAYGHNRRLLVREGQQVKVGQTIAEMGSTGTDRVKLHFEIRRQGKPVDPLQFLPRR; the protein is encoded by the coding sequence GTGAGTCTCACAGTCATTGCGCAGCGTATGGGTAAAACGAGCTTTCAGCGCCTGGTGACTGGCCTTGTCATGAGCACCTTGCTGGTTGGTTGTTCCAGCAATAAATCCAGCGACGTACGCGTCGTCGACCGCAACAATGCCGTGGCCCAGCGCCCGGCAGTGACCACGGGGCAGTACGTTGTCCGCCCGAAAGACACCCTGTTCTCGATCGCCTTTCGCTACGGCTGGGACTACAAGGCCCTGGCCGCGCGTAACAACATTTCCGAGCCCTACACGATCCATCCGGGTCAGACGATTCGCTTCGATGGCCGTAGTGGTTCAACGTCGACGGCGGTCGTGAGCTCGAGCAATTCAACACCGTCGTCCTCGAGTAAAACCACGGTGATTCGGCGTCCGGTCGACGGTGCTACGACCACCACGCCGGCGGTTGCACCGTCCGTCGCGAACAAGCCGGCGCCCGCACCTTTGCCGCCTCCCGGCCCAGCCCCAACGGGCTGGGGATGGCCTTCTAATGGCATTTTGATTGGAAAATTCTCTTCAAACGGTAGTTTGAATAAAGGAATTGATATCGCCGGAGATTTGGGACAGCCTGTTTTAGCTGCGTCTGATGGGACAGTGGTATACGCCGGGAGTGGCTTAAGGGGCTACGGCGAATTGGTCATCATCAAGCACAGCGAAACCTACGTCAGTGCCTACGGTCATAACCGCAGGTTGTTGGTTCGGGAGGGGCAGCAGGTCAAGGTTGGACAGACAATTGCCGAAATGGGGTCAACGGGTACAGACCGGGTGAAACTGCATTTTGAGATTCGCCGCCAAGGTAAACCTGTAGATCCGCTGCAATTCCTGCCACGCCGTTGA
- the rpoS gene encoding RNA polymerase sigma factor RpoS has translation MALSKEVPEFDIDDEVLLMETGIDTDSMSNDEGAASPSVRAKSKHSASLKQHKYIDYTRALDATQLYLNEIGFSPLLSPEEEVHFARLSQSGDPAGRKRMIESNLRLVVKIARRYVNRGLSLLDLIEEGNLGLIRAVEKFDPERGFRFSTYATWWIRQTIERAIMNQTRTIRLPIHVVKELNVYLRAARELTQKLDHEPSPEEIANLLEKPVGEVKRMLGLNERVSSVDVSLGPDSDKTLLDTLTDDRPTDPCELLQDDDLSQSIDQWLSELTDKQREVVVRRFGLRGHESSTLEDVGLEIGLTRERVRQIQVEGLKRLREILEKNGLSSESLFQ, from the coding sequence ATGGCTCTCAGTAAAGAAGTGCCGGAGTTTGACATCGACGATGAGGTTCTCCTGATGGAGACCGGCATCGATACGGATTCGATGTCGAATGATGAAGGGGCGGCTTCACCTTCCGTTCGTGCCAAATCCAAACACTCCGCTTCGTTAAAGCAACACAAGTACATTGACTACACTCGGGCGCTAGATGCCACGCAGCTGTACCTCAATGAAATCGGCTTTTCCCCGCTATTGTCCCCCGAAGAAGAAGTTCATTTTGCGCGCCTGTCGCAAAGTGGAGATCCGGCCGGGCGCAAACGCATGATCGAAAGTAACCTGCGGCTGGTGGTGAAAATCGCCCGGCGTTACGTCAATCGTGGCTTGTCGCTGCTTGATCTGATCGAAGAGGGCAACCTGGGCTTGATCCGGGCGGTGGAGAAGTTCGACCCGGAGCGCGGCTTCCGCTTCTCGACTTACGCAACCTGGTGGATTCGTCAGACCATCGAGCGCGCGATCATGAATCAGACCCGGACCATCCGGTTGCCGATCCATGTGGTCAAGGAGCTCAACGTGTACCTTCGGGCCGCACGGGAACTGACACAAAAACTCGACCATGAACCCTCACCCGAAGAAATCGCCAACCTGCTGGAAAAACCGGTGGGAGAGGTCAAGCGGATGCTCGGCCTGAACGAGCGGGTTTCTTCGGTCGACGTCTCGCTGGGTCCGGATTCGGATAAAACCCTGCTGGACACCCTCACCGACGATCGTCCGACCGATCCATGCGAACTGCTGCAGGATGACGACCTGTCCCAGAGCATCGATCAATGGCTGTCTGAGCTGACCGACAAACAACGCGAGGTGGTAGTTCGCCGCTTCGGTCTGCGCGGCCATGAGAGCAGTACCCTTGAAGACGTAGGTCTGGAAATTGGCCTGACCCGGGAACGGGTCAGACAGATTCAGGTGGAAGGCCTGAAACGACTTCGGGAGATCCTGGAGAAAAATGGCCTGTCGAGCGAGTCGCTGTTTCAATAA